Below is a window of Micromonospora chersina DNA.
GTGGCTGCGTCTCGATCCGGGCCGGCTCCTGCCGCAGGTGGTCGGCGGGCGCGACGTGACAGTGTCGGACGAGCGGCTGCTGGCCGCGATCGAGCGATTTCGCGCCGCGCCGGAGGCGCTGGCGGTGGGGCTGCCGGTGACCCCGCCGGAACCGGCCTCATCGTCGGACGGGCGGTTGCCGGCCTGACCCGTCACGGTTGACGGCCCCGGGTGGGGGCTCGGGGCCGAAAAGCAGGTCGAGTTGGGTGTCGAGGGCGGCCAGGGCGGTCTCCGGCGGGTAGTGACCGCCGAGCAGGTAGATGCCGAGCCCCTCCATCACCGCCAGCAACCCGACCGCGGCCCGCTCCGGGTCCACCCTCGAGGGGGCTCCGGAACGGATCAGGCCGGCGATGAAGTCCAGCAGCCCGGCTGTCTCGTCGTGCAGCGCGGCGGCGACGGCCGGGCGTACGGCGGTGTAGGCCAGGAACGCCAGCGCCACGCGGCCGTCGGCTCGGCGCTCCTCGTCGAGCGGCAGCAACTCGGCCAGCATGGTCCGCAGCAGCTCGCGCGGTGCCGGTGCCTCCCCGAGCGCCGCGATGGCCCGGGTCACCCGCGCCTCGTTGCGGTCGCGGACCACGGCGAGCGCGAAGGTCATCATCTCGTCGCGGGTGCGGAAGTAGTGCTGCACCATCCCGGAGCTGACGCCGGCCGCGGCCGCCACGTGCCGAAGGCTGACCGCCTCCAGGCCCTGCTCGGCCGCGACCCGCATGAGCGCGTCCGCGATCAGCGCGCGGCGCTCCCGGTGATCGACCCGCTTCGGCATCCACCCATGCTTTCACAATACGACTGCATTGACACGTCGCCCGGCCAGCGTTTACGTTGCAACTGCAATGCAAACGGAAGGGTGGGCGGGAGATGGCAGGCGTCGACGTGGTCCGGCTGGCTCGCCGCGCGGTCGCGTACGAGTGGGGCATGTGGCGCAGCCTGGCCCGATGGGTCCTGCGACGGCCCTACCCGGTGGCGCCCGGCGCGGAGACGTTCTCCTACGTCGGCGTGGTGCAGCCGATCCTCGGCGTGTTCATCGCGCTGTCGACAATCGAGATCCCGGTCCTCGACCTGATCCTCAGGCACACCGTCGGCTGGCCCACGGTCCGGCATGCCGCCATCGGGCTCGGCGTCTGGGGCGTGCTGTGGATGGTGGGACTGCTCGCCAGCCTGCGGATCCACCCGCACGTCGCCGACGACACCGGCCTGCGGATCCGCAACGGCGCCTCGCTGGACGTCACGATCCCGTGGAGTGCGGTCGCCCGGGTAGAGGCGCGCTACCGGTCACTGCCGTCCAGCCGAGCCGTCCAGTACGACCCGGACGACCCCACGGTGCTGAACCTCGGCGTAGGCAGCCAGACCGCGGTGGACGTGATGCTGCGAGAACCCCTGTCGGTACCCCTACCAAAGGGACCGAGCACACCGGTGAAAGAAATCCGCCTCTACGCCGACGACCCAAAGGCACTGGTGACCCGCGCCCGCCGGCACCTCCCCGCGCCGGACCCCACCCAGCCCCGTTGATCAAGAAGTTCGCGTCAGCGGAACGGCCGGATCCGACGCGAACTTCTTGATCAACACGGGGGTCGGGCGGGTCTCAGGGCGTCAGAGCTTGTACTCCTTCAGGAGGCCTCGGCTGATGATGGTCTTCTGGATCTCCGAGGTGCCCTCGCCGATGAGCAGGAACGGCGCCTCGCGCATCAGCCGCTCGATCTCGTACTCCTTGGAGTAGCCGTAGCCGCCGTGGATGCGGAACGCCTCCTGGACGACCTCGGCGCAGTACTCGGAGGCCAGCAGCTTGGCCATCCCGGCCTCGACGTCGTTGCGCTGGCCGGCGTCCTTCAGCCGGGCCGCGTTGACCATGAGGCCGTGCGCCGCCTCGATCTTCGTGCCCATCTCGGCGAGCTTGAACGCGACCGCCTGGTGCTTGGCGAGCGGCTGGCCGAAGGTGCGGCGCTGCTGGGCGTACGCGACGGCCAACTCGAAGGCGCGGATGGAGATGCCGCAGGCGCGGGCGGCCACGTTGACCCGGCCGACCTCGATGCCGTCCATCATCTGGTAGAAGCCGCGGCCCACCTTGTCCTCGCCGCCGAGCACGGCGGAGGCGGGGACGGTGACGCCGTCGAGCACCATCTCGGTGGTCTCGACGCCCTTGTAGCCCATCTTGTCGATCTTGCCGGGGATGGTCAGGCCGGGGGCGGTCTCGCCGAAGCCGGGCTCCTTCTCCAGCAGGAAGGTGCTCATGTTGCCGTAGACCGAGTCGGCCCCGGTGTCGGTCTTGACCAGGGTGGCGACCACCGACGAGTACGCGCCGTTGGTCAGCCACATCTTCTGGCCGTTGAGCACGTAGTTGTCGCCGTCGCGGACCGCCTTGGACTTGATCGCCGAGACGTCCGAGCCGCACTCGGGCTCCGACATCGAGAAGGCGCCGCGCACCTCGCCGGTGGCCATCCGCGGCAGCAGCCGGGCCTTCTGGTCGGCCGAGCCGTGCTGGGAGATCAGGTACGCCACGATGAAGTGGGTGTTGACGATGCCGGAGATCGACATCCAGCCCCGGGACAGCTCCTCCACCACGAGGGCGTAGGTCAGCAGGGACTCGCCGAGACCGCCGTACTCCTCGTCGATGGTGAGGCCGAACAGCCCCATCTCCCGCATCCCGTCGAGGATGTCGGTGGGGTACTCGTCGGCGTGCTCCAGCCGCTGGGCGTGCGGGATGATCTCCTTGTCGGCGAACTCCCGTACCGTTTCCAGGATCGACCGCTGCACATCGGTCAGGCCGGGCGTCTGGGCGAGTCGGGCCATCTCAGCCTCCGGGGGATCGGCGCACTACTCGTGGGTAACTGAACGCTGGGTCAGTATCGGGCCCGGGACCGGCGGAGCCAAGGTGACCAGTCCACACAACCGCTGTGAAAAGGTTCACCGCTGCGGGTAGCGTCCGCAAGAGAGAGGGCCGTCGACCTGCGAGGCGAGGGGGCGAGGAGGGCGTGAGCCAACCACCCGGTGAGCCGGACCAGCCACCGTCGCCGTACGAGCCGCCCACCTACGGCCAGCCTTACGGGGAGCCGCAGCAGCCGTACGGGCAGCCGCAGCAGCAGCCGCACTGGGGGCACCAGCCGCCCGGCGGTGCCCAGCCGCCCTACGCCCCGCAGCCCCCGTACGGCCAGTACGGGCCGCCCGGGCCCGGACCGCAGCCGCCGCGCGGCGGCGGGCCGAACGTGCTCGCCATCCTGTCGCTGGTCCTCGCCTTCGTGTTCGCCCCGGCCGGCATCGTCTGCGGCCACCTGGCCAAGCGGCAGATCCGGCAGACGGGCGAGGAGGGCGACCAGCTCGCCACCTGGGGGCTGATCCTCAGCTACGTCTTCACCGGGATCGGCCTGCTGGTCTGCTGCGGCTGGATCGGCCTCGCCTTCTGGGCCAACTCGGACAACGGCCGCGGCTACTGACGGTCAGCGGAACTCGGCCTCGCGGACGCTGTTGCCGCCGTCGACCACAAGCATCTGCCCGGTGATGTAGGAGGCGGCCGGCGAGCAGAGGAAGGCGATGGCCGCGGCCACCTCGTCCGGCGTGCCGGGGCGGCCAACCGGGGTGCCGAGACCCTGCTTGATCTCGACCATCGTGGACGCCGCCGTGTGGATGATCCCCGGCGCCACCGCGTTGACGGTCACCCCGTCGGCGATCATCTCCATGGCCAGCGCCCGGGTCAGCCCCACCACGCCGGCCTTCGCGGCGGCGTACGCGGCCTCGGTGGGCAGCGCGTTGACCGGCCCGGCGGTCGCGGCCAGGTTGACGATGCGCCCCCAGCCCCGCTCGGCCATCCCGCCGATGAACGCGCGGCTGCACAGGAACGCGGTGGTCAGGTTCCGGTCGATCTCGCCACGCCACTCGTCGTAGGTCAGCTGCGCCACCGGCCGGAGCACCTCCGGGCTGGCCCGGCTGGCCAGGCCGGCGTTGTTGACGAGCACCTCGACGTCGCCGAGCTGCTCGGCCACGGCGTCGGCGAGCGCGCCCACCTCGGACTCGTCGGTGAGGTCGGCGACGAAGCCGGTGACCCCCAGCTCGCCGGCCCGGTCGTGGATCCGCCGGGTGGTGGAGACGATCGCCACCCGGGCGCCCAGGTCGGCCAGGCGGCGGGCGGTCGCGTACCCGATGCCGTCGGGACTGCCCGCGCCGGTGACAAGCGCGACCCGGCCGTCCAGGCGCATGGTGGCCGGCTCTTCGAGCGGTGCCGGCTGGTCCTGGTCGGCGGAGCCGGTCGGGCCGCCGACGCGC
It encodes the following:
- a CDS encoding TetR/AcrR family transcriptional regulator → MPKRVDHRERRALIADALMRVAAEQGLEAVSLRHVAAAAGVSSGMVQHYFRTRDEMMTFALAVVRDRNEARVTRAIAALGEAPAPRELLRTMLAELLPLDEERRADGRVALAFLAYTAVRPAVAAALHDETAGLLDFIAGLIRSGAPSRVDPERAAVGLLAVMEGLGIYLLGGHYPPETALAALDTQLDLLFGPEPPPGAVNRDGSGRQPPVRR
- a CDS encoding PH domain-containing protein, whose translation is MAGVDVVRLARRAVAYEWGMWRSLARWVLRRPYPVAPGAETFSYVGVVQPILGVFIALSTIEIPVLDLILRHTVGWPTVRHAAIGLGVWGVLWMVGLLASLRIHPHVADDTGLRIRNGASLDVTIPWSAVARVEARYRSLPSSRAVQYDPDDPTVLNLGVGSQTAVDVMLREPLSVPLPKGPSTPVKEIRLYADDPKALVTRARRHLPAPDPTQPR
- a CDS encoding acyl-CoA dehydrogenase family protein; protein product: MARLAQTPGLTDVQRSILETVREFADKEIIPHAQRLEHADEYPTDILDGMREMGLFGLTIDEEYGGLGESLLTYALVVEELSRGWMSISGIVNTHFIVAYLISQHGSADQKARLLPRMATGEVRGAFSMSEPECGSDVSAIKSKAVRDGDNYVLNGQKMWLTNGAYSSVVATLVKTDTGADSVYGNMSTFLLEKEPGFGETAPGLTIPGKIDKMGYKGVETTEMVLDGVTVPASAVLGGEDKVGRGFYQMMDGIEVGRVNVAARACGISIRAFELAVAYAQQRRTFGQPLAKHQAVAFKLAEMGTKIEAAHGLMVNAARLKDAGQRNDVEAGMAKLLASEYCAEVVQEAFRIHGGYGYSKEYEIERLMREAPFLLIGEGTSEIQKTIISRGLLKEYKL
- a CDS encoding DUF4190 domain-containing protein, translated to MSQPPGEPDQPPSPYEPPTYGQPYGEPQQPYGQPQQQPHWGHQPPGGAQPPYAPQPPYGQYGPPGPGPQPPRGGGPNVLAILSLVLAFVFAPAGIVCGHLAKRQIRQTGEEGDQLATWGLILSYVFTGIGLLVCCGWIGLAFWANSDNGRGY
- a CDS encoding SDR family NAD(P)-dependent oxidoreductase, with amino-acid sequence MALDARGGRSRRDVSRPGLVRRPRVGGPTGSADQDQPAPLEEPATMRLDGRVALVTGAGSPDGIGYATARRLADLGARVAIVSTTRRIHDRAGELGVTGFVADLTDESEVGALADAVAEQLGDVEVLVNNAGLASRASPEVLRPVAQLTYDEWRGEIDRNLTTAFLCSRAFIGGMAERGWGRIVNLAATAGPVNALPTEAAYAAAKAGVVGLTRALAMEMIADGVTVNAVAPGIIHTAASTMVEIKQGLGTPVGRPGTPDEVAAAIAFLCSPAASYITGQMLVVDGGNSVREAEFR